The Fictibacillus arsenicus genome contains a region encoding:
- a CDS encoding amidohydrolase family protein, whose protein sequence is MEVLRIDFHTHIIPESFPDFAEKYGGERWPVLNRTCACGAAIMVGGKNFRDVTDQVWDPKKRIEDMDREGVDIQVLSPIPVTFSYWAPPEQAEAMARIQNDFIAETVNEYPDRFAGLGTVPMQDADTAIREMDRCMNELGLHGIEIGTNVNGQNLDHPSFLEFFKKAEEWEVPLFIHPWETLGKERMPNHNFMYTIGMPSETALAAASLIWSGMMEKFPKLKICFAHGGGSFPYLIPRLDQGWHVWPHLRLTTHPPSHYAKQFYFDSLNYDPMNIRYMMQRFGSDKIFMGSDYPFLLREVNPGKVLDETVDLTNEQRKAMLGGNAAAFLNLEKRKRGAAVASHSNTGG, encoded by the coding sequence ATGGAAGTGCTAAGAATCGACTTTCACACACATATCATTCCAGAGTCGTTTCCTGACTTTGCTGAAAAGTATGGTGGGGAGAGATGGCCGGTTCTAAACAGAACGTGTGCATGCGGTGCTGCAATTATGGTCGGAGGCAAAAACTTTAGAGACGTAACGGACCAAGTGTGGGATCCGAAAAAACGGATCGAAGACATGGATCGTGAAGGGGTAGACATTCAAGTTCTATCCCCGATCCCCGTGACGTTCTCTTACTGGGCGCCGCCAGAACAAGCCGAAGCGATGGCAAGAATCCAGAACGATTTTATCGCAGAAACGGTGAATGAATATCCAGACCGCTTTGCTGGACTTGGGACTGTTCCGATGCAAGACGCAGATACCGCAATCAGGGAAATGGACCGTTGCATGAACGAACTTGGTCTTCATGGAATCGAGATCGGAACGAACGTTAACGGACAGAACCTGGATCATCCTTCTTTTCTTGAGTTTTTTAAGAAAGCAGAAGAGTGGGAAGTGCCTCTGTTCATTCATCCATGGGAAACACTAGGGAAAGAACGCATGCCGAACCATAATTTTATGTACACGATCGGTATGCCGAGTGAAACAGCACTAGCTGCTGCGTCTTTGATCTGGAGCGGCATGATGGAGAAGTTTCCAAAGCTGAAGATCTGTTTTGCTCATGGCGGAGGGTCTTTTCCTTACTTGATTCCGCGCCTCGACCAAGGCTGGCATGTGTGGCCGCACCTTCGTTTGACTACACATCCTCCGAGTCATTATGCAAAGCAATTTTATTTTGATTCGCTGAATTACGACCCGATGAACATCCGTTATATGATGCAGCGTTTTGGTTCTGACAAGATCTTTATGGGATCTGATTATCCGTTTTTGCTGCGTGAAGTGAATCCAGGAAAAGTGCTGGATGAAACAGTGGATCTTACAAATGAACAGCGCAAGGCAATGCTTGGCGGTAACGCAGCAGCCTTTTTAAATCTCGAAAAACGAAAGCGGGGTGCAGCCGTTGCAAGTCATTCAAACACCGGAGGATAA
- a CDS encoding zinc-dependent alcohol dehydrogenase, producing MRAVTFQGTKDIQVKNVADPVIQKKDDIIVRITSTAICGSDLHIYQGALPTTKDYVIGHEPMGIVEEVGPEVTRVKKGDRVVLPFNISCGQCFYCNHDMESQCDNSNPNPAIDTGGYFGFTERYGNHPGGQAELLRVPYGNFMPFVIPESCELEDEALLFMSDVLPTAYWSIESSGMKEGDTVAVLGCGPVGLMAQKFAWMKGAKRVIAIDNINYRLNHAATKNRAEVYNFDDFDNMGAHLKEITSGGVDVVVDCVGMDGKKSVVEKVEQKLKLQGGTLSPIEIGLYAVRKFGTIQLTGVYGSMYNMFPLGNIFERNVTLKMGQAPVIHYMPLLFDKIINQEFDPTEIITHRIPLEEAGNAYKTFNDHEDECIKVVLKP from the coding sequence ATGAGAGCAGTTACTTTCCAAGGTACAAAAGACATCCAGGTGAAAAATGTTGCAGATCCGGTAATTCAGAAAAAGGACGACATTATTGTACGAATCACTTCAACAGCTATTTGTGGTTCTGATCTTCATATTTATCAAGGTGCCTTGCCTACTACGAAAGATTACGTAATTGGACATGAACCAATGGGAATTGTAGAAGAAGTTGGTCCAGAAGTTACACGGGTAAAAAAGGGGGATCGAGTAGTACTTCCTTTTAATATTTCGTGCGGTCAATGTTTTTATTGTAATCATGATATGGAAAGTCAATGTGACAATTCCAATCCAAATCCAGCGATTGATACAGGGGGATATTTTGGATTTACGGAAAGGTACGGGAACCATCCAGGAGGACAAGCAGAGCTGCTGCGTGTACCTTATGGAAATTTCATGCCATTTGTCATTCCTGAATCATGTGAACTTGAGGATGAAGCTTTGTTGTTCATGTCGGACGTACTTCCAACAGCTTATTGGAGCATCGAAAGTTCGGGTATGAAAGAAGGAGATACAGTAGCTGTGCTCGGATGTGGACCTGTCGGTTTAATGGCCCAGAAATTTGCTTGGATGAAAGGGGCTAAACGAGTTATAGCCATTGATAATATCAATTACCGTTTAAATCATGCTGCAACAAAAAATCGTGCGGAAGTTTACAATTTCGATGATTTCGATAACATGGGTGCTCATCTTAAAGAAATAACAAGCGGCGGTGTCGACGTGGTAGTCGATTGTGTAGGTATGGATGGAAAAAAATCGGTTGTTGAGAAGGTTGAACAGAAATTGAAGTTGCAAGGAGGTACACTCAGTCCCATTGAAATTGGCCTTTATGCAGTGAGGAAATTTGGAACGATACAGCTTACAGGTGTTTATGGATCTATGTATAACATGTTTCCCTTAGGAAATATCTTCGAGAGAAATGTAACGTTGAAGATGGGGCAGGCACCAGTCATTCATTACATGCCTTTGCTTTTTGATAAAATTATTAATCAGGAATTTGATCCAACAGAGATTATTACACATCGAATTCCATTAGAGGAGGCAGGGAATGCCTATAAAACATTTAACGACCATGAAGATGAATGTATTAAAGTTGTACTGAAACCTTAA
- the nbaC gene encoding 3-hydroxyanthranilate 3,4-dioxygenase has product MSTTTTLKSFNLLKWIEENKDLLKPPVNNKVIWQDSEFIAMILGGPNKRRDFHVDPSDEFFYQIKGSCYVEIINKQGKREVVEVKEGDVFMLPAMVPHSPHRVADSYGLVIERKRAQGELEDFVWFCDRCDSEMHRVTVQLSDIEKQVKEAIHSFNSNERVRLCKDCGYQMPENVEEWKC; this is encoded by the coding sequence ATGAGTACAACGACAACTTTAAAATCTTTTAACCTATTAAAATGGATTGAAGAAAACAAGGATCTTCTTAAGCCGCCGGTAAATAACAAGGTAATTTGGCAGGACTCAGAATTTATCGCGATGATTTTAGGTGGACCGAACAAAAGACGTGATTTCCATGTGGATCCTTCAGATGAGTTCTTCTATCAGATCAAAGGCAGCTGTTATGTAGAAATCATCAACAAACAAGGCAAGCGTGAAGTAGTGGAAGTAAAAGAAGGCGATGTGTTCATGCTGCCAGCAATGGTTCCTCACTCACCTCACAGGGTTGCTGATTCTTATGGACTGGTTATTGAGAGAAAGCGTGCACAAGGCGAGCTGGAAGACTTTGTATGGTTCTGTGACCGCTGTGACTCTGAGATGCACCGCGTGACAGTTCAGTTAAGTGATATTGAAAAGCAAGTTAAAGAAGCGATTCACAGCTTCAACTCCAACGAGCGTGTCCGTTTGTGCAAGGACTGCGGCTATCAGATGCCTGAGAACGTGGAGGAATGGAAGTGCTAA
- a CDS encoding dimethylarginine dimethylaminohydrolase family protein: protein MATVIKGEYKLVNCDSEYGTLKKVIVCEPRYMKIDEIINETQRHFAKDNINMKRAMKQHQDFVKMMANHGVDVYKLPPMEKFPEQVFTRDIGFTIGETVFVSRMGSNIRDGEEKILRNWLLEHQVNLSLIEGDRIEGGDVIVHGHKVYIGVSGRTSEETIQQLQSQLPDMEVIAVPFDPIYLHLDCVFNILSDKEALVYPHAFEENDFKLLASHFELIEVNKDEQFTMGTNVLSIGNKKVLSLPCNKDVNNALRERGYEVLEVDISEIIKSGGSFRCCSMPLYRESVY from the coding sequence ATGGCTACCGTAATTAAAGGAGAATATAAGCTCGTGAACTGTGACAGTGAATATGGAACGTTAAAAAAAGTAATTGTTTGTGAACCTAGATATATGAAGATCGATGAAATCATCAATGAAACGCAGCGTCATTTTGCGAAAGACAATATAAATATGAAACGTGCGATGAAACAGCACCAGGATTTTGTGAAAATGATGGCCAATCATGGTGTAGATGTTTATAAACTTCCTCCAATGGAAAAATTCCCGGAACAGGTTTTTACACGGGATATCGGTTTCACAATTGGTGAGACGGTATTCGTTTCGAGAATGGGAAGCAATATTCGTGATGGTGAAGAAAAAATCCTCCGAAACTGGCTTCTGGAGCATCAAGTGAACCTCTCTTTAATAGAAGGAGACCGAATTGAAGGTGGAGATGTAATCGTTCATGGCCATAAAGTATATATCGGAGTAAGCGGACGGACTTCAGAAGAAACCATTCAACAATTGCAATCTCAGCTTCCGGATATGGAAGTTATCGCTGTTCCATTCGATCCAATTTATTTACATTTAGATTGTGTGTTTAACATCTTATCTGATAAAGAAGCACTTGTATATCCGCATGCGTTTGAAGAAAATGACTTTAAACTTCTCGCATCTCATTTTGAATTAATCGAAGTGAATAAAGACGAGCAATTTACGATGGGAACAAACGTATTATCGATCGGAAACAAAAAAGTATTAAGTCTTCCGTGCAATAAAGATGTAAATAACGCATTACGGGAACGAGGATATGAAGTCCTAGAAGTAGATATTTCGGAAATCATAAAATCAGGGGGATCGTTCCGCTGCTGCTCGATGCCTTTATATAGAGAATCGGTATATTAA
- a CDS encoding IclR family transcriptional regulator, producing the protein MISSVQKISRILNCFTKDEPALGNLQIAEKLNMNASTVHHLVRTLCSEGILIQDSQKKYRLGWKLLEWSNHVMYQQDINTEALPLCEGLVRRFNTTVHIGMLDSGEVRFVLRVASSNSVQVPTFIGDTKPAYCTSTGKVLLAYNTSMIKPTISRGLLRRAPNTITCVEKLKDELAVIRANGYAISNNENEMGLYGIAAPIKSYTGQTIAALNMVGPVSYMLGQDTPSMIHHVVKTAESISKELGFISVL; encoded by the coding sequence GTGATCTCATCTGTTCAAAAAATTTCAAGGATATTAAATTGCTTTACCAAGGATGAACCAGCACTAGGAAACTTGCAGATTGCTGAAAAATTAAATATGAACGCAAGTACTGTCCACCACCTTGTAAGGACACTTTGCTCTGAAGGCATACTAATTCAAGACAGTCAGAAAAAATATAGATTAGGATGGAAGCTTCTAGAATGGAGCAACCATGTCATGTATCAGCAAGACATAAACACTGAAGCTCTTCCGCTGTGTGAAGGTCTTGTCAGAAGGTTCAATACAACTGTACATATCGGAATGCTAGATAGTGGAGAAGTGAGATTTGTTCTGCGTGTTGCATCATCGAATTCAGTACAAGTCCCGACTTTTATTGGTGATACGAAGCCTGCTTATTGTACGAGTACTGGAAAAGTCTTGCTTGCTTACAATACCTCAATGATTAAACCGACGATATCAAGAGGACTGCTTCGACGTGCACCTAACACCATTACATGCGTTGAAAAACTAAAAGATGAGCTCGCCGTAATAAGAGCAAACGGATATGCCATTAGTAATAATGAAAACGAAATGGGGCTGTATGGTATAGCAGCACCCATAAAGTCGTACACAGGACAGACGATTGCGGCACTTAATATGGTAGGACCCGTGTCTTATATGCTCGGACAGGACACCCCTTCCATGATTCATCATGTCGTGAAGACAGCAGAATCCATTTCAAAAGAACTAGGTTTTATCAGTGTTTTATGA
- a CDS encoding histidine kinase N-terminal domain-containing protein encodes MDITESLITYMDENLPNYLNDWHKKVVISNHDIHKDKVIENALHMVELVKLSLRGQLSPEKIKQLAREVAVQRLEAKINIGEFVYNVNLGRSEIVRFVTGSGISIEQLQPVIETINSLFDEFLYHAVKKYTQLKDAEIQEKTHFIDQSHKERLTILGQMSSSFVHEFRNPLTAVMGFVKLMQQENPRMKYIDIISHELTQLNFRISQFLHASRKGVQERDAEEFALEDLFSDILDFMYPSLVDADVNVVPRIDPTITLWAHKDELKQVLLNLIMNSIDALRQKKHDRRIMIYSKTESDSNVHITISNNGPAIPPKTIKTIFEPFFTTKELGTGIGLFVCKKIIEKHKGTISCTSSDEVTTFSILLPLHAVVHKEIHQL; translated from the coding sequence TTGGACATTACGGAGAGTCTGATTACATATATGGATGAAAATTTGCCGAATTATTTAAACGATTGGCATAAAAAAGTCGTGATCTCTAACCATGATATACATAAGGATAAGGTCATCGAAAATGCTTTGCACATGGTTGAGCTCGTAAAGCTTTCCTTACGCGGCCAGCTTTCACCTGAAAAAATTAAGCAGCTCGCACGTGAAGTTGCCGTTCAAAGATTAGAAGCAAAAATTAATATTGGCGAATTCGTATATAATGTAAATTTAGGCCGAAGTGAAATTGTCAGGTTCGTCACGGGTTCAGGTATTTCTATTGAACAGCTTCAGCCGGTCATTGAAACGATTAATTCTCTTTTTGATGAGTTTTTATACCACGCCGTTAAAAAGTATACCCAATTAAAAGACGCTGAAATTCAAGAGAAGACGCACTTTATCGACCAAAGCCACAAAGAGCGCCTGACCATTCTCGGACAGATGTCATCGAGCTTTGTTCACGAGTTCCGAAATCCGCTAACTGCGGTTATGGGGTTTGTAAAACTCATGCAGCAAGAAAACCCGCGAATGAAGTATATCGACATCATCAGCCATGAGCTAACTCAACTTAATTTCCGTATCTCTCAATTTCTTCATGCTTCTAGAAAAGGGGTTCAGGAAAGAGATGCAGAGGAATTTGCGCTCGAGGATTTATTTTCAGACATACTGGACTTTATGTATCCGAGTCTGGTAGATGCTGATGTGAATGTGGTCCCTCGGATTGACCCGACCATTACGTTGTGGGCACACAAAGATGAGTTGAAACAGGTTCTGCTTAACCTGATCATGAATTCCATAGATGCTCTGCGGCAAAAGAAACACGATCGCCGTATTATGATTTACAGCAAAACCGAGTCAGATTCGAACGTACATATTACGATCTCAAACAACGGTCCTGCTATTCCTCCTAAAACGATTAAAACGATTTTCGAACCGTTTTTCACAACAAAGGAGTTAGGTACCGGAATAGGTCTTTTTGTGTGCAAAAAGATCATAGAAAAGCATAAAGGAACAATCAGCTGCACTTCTTCTGATGAAGTTACAACATTTTCGATCCTACTGCCGCTTCATGCTGTAGTTCATAAAGAAATACATCAATTATAA
- a CDS encoding TRAP transporter small permease: MKINYDGKMNENIKRPINGGTGIIQSVSNGISQIEKFLAAILMLALAIIVALSVAFRYFLNSPLSWSGEVAVFLLIWISFIGGSLGLKYKSQAAVTLLLDYCPQRVKMWIAVFSQVFIIIFLVLILSYTYTWILSDGVAFQKSTAILLPMWIPYSAVPIGLTFACIHVLAQLVHVIKTKGAEI; the protein is encoded by the coding sequence ATGAAGATTAACTACGATGGAAAAATGAATGAAAATATAAAACGCCCAATTAATGGGGGAACTGGAATAATCCAAAGTGTCAGCAATGGAATTTCTCAAATCGAGAAATTCCTTGCTGCAATCCTCATGCTCGCACTTGCAATAATCGTAGCGCTTTCAGTAGCATTTCGATATTTCCTGAATTCACCCTTATCATGGTCAGGAGAAGTTGCCGTATTTTTATTGATTTGGATCAGCTTTATCGGCGGTAGTCTGGGACTAAAATATAAGTCTCAGGCTGCTGTTACGCTGCTGCTTGATTATTGTCCGCAAAGAGTAAAAATGTGGATTGCCGTTTTCAGCCAGGTGTTTATTATCATATTTCTCGTCTTAATATTGTCATACACGTATACATGGATATTGTCAGATGGAGTGGCTTTTCAAAAGTCGACAGCTATTTTGCTACCCATGTGGATTCCTTACAGTGCCGTTCCGATCGGCTTAACGTTTGCGTGCATACATGTACTTGCTCAATTAGTTCACGTTATTAAAACAAAGGGGGCAGAAATATGA
- a CDS encoding 4-hydroxyphenylacetate 3-hydroxylase family protein: MGIRTGAQYIQALKSRSPEIWLEGRRVTDVVNEPVFKQPIQEIAKLYDMQHDPQYQDSITHICKETGERVNNAFLHPTSYEEMMARSQLFEIYAKSTFGLMGRTPDFLNVVVTGMAHNGWFLDRYNPEWSVNIKNYYNYIRDNDLFLTHAIINPQNDRSKNSHGQKDMFTHLGAVEETPDGLVVRGAKMLATLAPITDEVIIYSFPGFAPGDERYALAFAVPVDTPGLKLICREPMQDGKRSQFDHPLASRFEEMDALLVFNDVLVPWDRVFLYNNVEAANLLYPKTGIAQQPAHQSGVRGYVKLAFATEVACKLADSIGVDGYLNVQNDLGELVQNVEVIRSLLRVAEYEYETTSSGEVMPNAAALETIRGMLPKMYPRAIEVIQIIGAGGLLMSPTGNDFNAPEIRSEIDKYYLGREGVDSLERVKLFKLAWDLCGEAFGQRLVQYERYYTGDPIRKRAIFYNGYKRKAKFSMVDEALSVTHDLVADQPKLAK, from the coding sequence ATGGGAATTAGAACTGGTGCTCAATATATTCAAGCTTTGAAATCTCGTTCACCAGAAATTTGGTTAGAGGGCAGGAGAGTTACAGATGTAGTGAACGAACCTGTTTTTAAACAGCCTATTCAAGAGATTGCCAAACTTTACGACATGCAGCATGATCCGCAATATCAAGATTCCATTACTCATATTTGCAAAGAAACGGGCGAGAGGGTAAACAATGCGTTCCTGCACCCGACGAGCTATGAAGAAATGATGGCGAGAAGCCAGCTGTTTGAAATCTATGCAAAATCTACTTTTGGACTCATGGGACGTACACCTGACTTTTTAAATGTTGTTGTAACAGGCATGGCCCATAATGGATGGTTCCTAGATCGGTACAATCCCGAATGGTCTGTAAATATCAAAAACTACTATAACTACATAAGAGATAATGATCTATTTTTGACACATGCGATCATTAATCCCCAAAATGACCGCAGCAAAAACTCTCATGGACAAAAAGATATGTTCACACATCTTGGAGCTGTTGAAGAAACTCCAGATGGGCTGGTCGTTCGCGGAGCAAAAATGCTGGCGACACTCGCCCCGATCACGGATGAAGTAATCATCTATTCGTTTCCTGGATTCGCACCTGGAGACGAGCGCTACGCTCTTGCATTTGCGGTGCCGGTGGACACTCCAGGACTTAAGCTTATTTGCCGTGAGCCTATGCAGGACGGCAAGCGTTCACAGTTTGACCATCCATTGGCATCACGCTTTGAAGAGATGGACGCACTTCTTGTCTTTAACGACGTACTTGTTCCTTGGGATCGTGTATTCCTTTATAACAATGTTGAAGCTGCTAATCTTCTATATCCGAAGACAGGAATTGCACAGCAGCCTGCTCACCAGTCAGGTGTTAGAGGCTATGTGAAACTGGCATTTGCAACTGAAGTCGCTTGTAAACTAGCAGACTCTATCGGTGTTGACGGATATCTGAATGTACAGAATGACCTTGGTGAACTCGTCCAGAACGTCGAAGTAATCCGATCATTATTACGAGTAGCAGAATATGAGTATGAAACGACATCTTCAGGTGAAGTAATGCCGAATGCCGCAGCCCTGGAGACAATTCGCGGCATGCTTCCAAAAATGTATCCGAGAGCAATTGAAGTAATCCAGATTATCGGTGCGGGCGGGCTGCTCATGTCACCGACAGGAAATGATTTTAATGCACCGGAAATCCGAAGTGAGATTGATAAGTATTACTTAGGCCGTGAAGGTGTAGATTCGCTCGAACGTGTAAAGCTGTTTAAGCTCGCTTGGGATCTTTGCGGAGAAGCTTTCGGACAGCGACTTGTGCAATATGAGCGCTACTACACAGGAGATCCAATCCGCAAGAGAGCGATTTTCTATAACGGATACAAAAGAAAAGCTAAGTTTTCAATGGTTGATGAAGCACTTTCTGTAACACATGATCTTGTAGCTGACCAGCCTAAGCTGGCTAAATAA
- a CDS encoding RidA family protein, which produces MQVIQTPEDKLESLGLILPEVRPSVGNYVSCVRVGNLLFTAGQGVDQYHGKLGENLTLEDGYAASRQSMLNLLAVVQHELGSLNKVKRIVKLLGFVNCTENFTDQPKVINGASDLLVNIFGEKGKHARSAVGMAQLPGGTAIEIEMIVEIEEEKGD; this is translated from the coding sequence TTGCAAGTCATTCAAACACCGGAGGATAAGCTTGAAAGTCTGGGGCTTATTTTGCCAGAAGTGCGCCCGTCTGTCGGTAATTATGTGAGCTGTGTGAGAGTGGGTAACCTCCTTTTTACAGCAGGACAGGGTGTTGATCAATATCACGGAAAGCTTGGTGAAAACCTGACGCTCGAAGATGGATACGCGGCTTCGAGACAGTCCATGCTCAATCTGCTGGCTGTTGTTCAGCATGAGCTCGGAAGTTTAAACAAAGTAAAGCGCATTGTGAAACTTCTTGGATTTGTGAACTGTACAGAGAATTTTACAGACCAGCCAAAAGTCATCAACGGTGCGTCTGACCTTTTAGTTAATATTTTTGGTGAAAAAGGAAAACACGCCAGATCCGCAGTTGGAATGGCACAGCTTCCGGGCGGAACAGCGATAGAAATTGAGATGATTGTTGAGATAGAAGAAGAGAAGGGGGACTAG
- a CDS encoding TRAP transporter substrate-binding protein yields MKKRLKVVLALFLALILLTSCSSGAKDSASSGDASSDGKTYKFKLAHITPPSHMWHKAAEKFKEELSKRSDGRIELEIYPSSQLGSEADMMQQIESGSVDFGFITAAYTSSRSPSFAAWFAPYAFEDLEAAHEARESEPAKKILATLDEQGITGLDYLFAGQRVMLFKDKHVKKPEDMKGLKLRVTPSPPMQDFYKSTGASTEGLPLPEVYSAVQTGVIDGMDMDLDAAITNKYYEVAKYGAVTNHMVWPAVAMVNKSTFEGMSDEDQKIVRESLKAAADYAVETRAGQEEEFRKELADNGMKIYDIDPELFKPYIEEFDKKYGPTDPLIQEFIDSVRK; encoded by the coding sequence ATGAAGAAAAGGTTAAAGGTAGTACTTGCTCTTTTTTTAGCATTAATCCTTCTGACATCATGCAGCAGCGGAGCAAAAGATTCAGCTAGTTCTGGAGATGCATCATCTGATGGGAAAACGTATAAATTCAAGCTGGCTCATATTACACCGCCTTCACACATGTGGCACAAAGCTGCTGAAAAATTTAAAGAGGAACTTTCTAAACGTTCTGATGGAAGAATTGAGCTCGAGATCTATCCATCATCTCAGCTTGGGAGTGAAGCAGACATGATGCAGCAGATTGAATCTGGATCGGTTGATTTTGGATTTATTACAGCAGCTTACACAAGTTCACGTTCTCCGTCTTTTGCGGCATGGTTTGCTCCATACGCATTTGAAGATCTAGAAGCAGCACACGAAGCAAGAGAATCAGAACCCGCAAAAAAGATTCTGGCAACACTTGATGAACAGGGAATCACAGGCTTGGATTATCTGTTTGCAGGACAGCGTGTAATGCTTTTTAAGGACAAGCATGTAAAGAAGCCTGAAGATATGAAAGGTTTGAAACTTCGTGTAACACCAAGTCCGCCGATGCAGGATTTCTATAAATCCACTGGAGCATCAACAGAAGGACTTCCGCTTCCTGAGGTTTATTCTGCAGTTCAGACAGGAGTAATCGATGGTATGGATATGGACTTGGATGCAGCGATCACAAACAAATATTATGAAGTAGCTAAATACGGAGCGGTCACGAACCACATGGTGTGGCCAGCGGTTGCTATGGTTAATAAAAGCACGTTTGAAGGCATGTCAGACGAAGATCAAAAGATTGTACGCGAATCATTAAAAGCCGCAGCGGATTATGCGGTTGAAACGAGAGCAGGGCAAGAAGAAGAGTTCAGAAAAGAATTGGCTGACAACGGGATGAAAATCTATGATATCGATCCTGAACTATTCAAACCATATATAGAAGAATTTGATAAAAAATATGGACCTACTGACCCGCTGATTCAGGAATTTATAGATTCTGTAAGAAAGTAG
- a CDS encoding TRAP transporter large permease — protein MITALIIGIFILFLLMGIPISLVLGMITVVYFFLNGNTALLDSTPMRLYSGLDNFGLLAIPLFMLAGELMNGGGITTRLVKFAKVFVGHVRGGLAYVTVVANMFLASILGSANAQAAMMSKIMVPEMEKEGYNKEFSSSLTLASSIIAPIIPPSMIFIIYGTLSGTSIGGLFMAGIVPGLIYGAAFISVIAYMGYKYNFPKSKKATGKEMWESTVKVLPALVVPFVIIFGILSGAFTATESAAVACVIAFLVGMFFYRELKWTSIPQILINTVVSTATVTFLIAMANIFGWLIAFEQIPQVFADSMLSISENPFVFLLLVNIMLLIVGMLLDGIAALIILVPVFMPLVTSFDIDPIHFGVIICINLTIGLLTPPVGTGLFIVSSIAEVRFEKLVKSSAPFLVVAIAILFLITYLEDAVLWIPRMIGL, from the coding sequence ATGATAACTGCTCTCATTATAGGGATCTTTATTCTGTTTTTATTGATGGGAATCCCGATTTCTCTCGTATTAGGGATGATAACAGTCGTTTACTTTTTCTTGAATGGAAACACTGCTTTATTAGATTCAACCCCAATGAGACTTTATTCTGGACTTGATAATTTCGGCTTGCTGGCTATTCCTTTGTTCATGCTCGCAGGTGAGCTTATGAATGGAGGAGGAATCACTACCCGTCTTGTGAAATTCGCAAAAGTTTTTGTTGGTCATGTACGCGGCGGACTGGCTTATGTAACGGTAGTTGCGAACATGTTCTTAGCCTCGATCTTAGGATCAGCGAATGCACAGGCAGCCATGATGAGCAAAATTATGGTGCCGGAGATGGAAAAGGAAGGATACAACAAAGAATTTTCTTCTTCCTTAACACTTGCGTCATCCATCATTGCACCTATCATTCCGCCAAGTATGATTTTTATCATTTATGGAACCCTTTCTGGAACATCAATCGGCGGCTTGTTTATGGCAGGGATTGTTCCAGGACTTATTTATGGGGCTGCGTTTATCAGTGTAATCGCTTATATGGGCTACAAATACAATTTTCCTAAAAGTAAAAAAGCTACGGGTAAAGAAATGTGGGAAAGTACAGTAAAAGTACTGCCAGCACTTGTTGTACCTTTTGTTATTATCTTTGGGATTTTAAGCGGTGCCTTTACAGCCACTGAATCAGCAGCAGTAGCTTGTGTGATTGCCTTCTTGGTTGGGATGTTTTTTTATCGTGAACTCAAGTGGACGTCCATTCCTCAAATTTTAATCAATACGGTTGTAAGCACAGCTACGGTTACATTCTTAATCGCTATGGCTAATATCTTCGGCTGGCTGATCGCGTTTGAACAAATTCCGCAGGTTTTTGCGGACAGCATGTTATCTATTTCGGAAAATCCGTTTGTGTTTTTGTTGCTCGTTAACATTATGCTGTTGATTGTTGGGATGCTGCTGGATGGGATTGCGGCGCTGATCATATTAGTCCCTGTATTTATGCCTTTAGTTACATCCTTTGATATCGATCCGATTCATTTTGGTGTAATTATCTGCATTAACTTAACAATCGGTCTGTTAACACCGCCAGTTGGAACAGGGTTATTCATTGTTTCATCGATCGCTGAAGTTCGTTTTGAGAAGTTAGTCAAATCTTCAGCACCATTTTTAGTAGTAGCGATCGCTATTTTATTTTTAATCACATATTTAGAAGATGCGGTTCTTTGGATCCCAAGAATGATCGGTCTTTAA